One genomic segment of Streptomyces sp. NBC_00239 includes these proteins:
- a CDS encoding MGMT family protein: MGRMSEVAGSGLPDYAERVLEVAERIPPGRVMTYGDVAEWLGEGGPRQVGRVMALYGGPVPWWRVVRSDGVLLPGSELRALAHYRDEGTPLRAAGRSAEGHVPRLDMKRARWDGAGAAVDEPHN; this comes from the coding sequence ATGGGCCGGATGAGCGAGGTGGCAGGGTCCGGGCTCCCCGACTACGCGGAGCGGGTGCTGGAGGTGGCCGAGCGGATTCCGCCCGGCCGGGTGATGACGTACGGCGACGTCGCCGAATGGCTCGGCGAGGGCGGCCCGCGCCAGGTCGGCCGGGTCATGGCCCTGTACGGCGGGCCCGTGCCCTGGTGGCGGGTGGTCCGCTCGGACGGCGTCCTGCTGCCCGGCAGCGAACTGCGGGCCCTCGCCCACTACCGCGACGAGGGCACCCCGCTGCGCGCGGCCGGCCGCTCGGCCGAGGGGCACGTGCCGCGCCTCGACATGAAGCGGGCGCGCTGGGACGGCGCCGGGGCGGCGGTTGACGAACCTCACAATTGA